From a single Flavobacteriales bacterium genomic region:
- a CDS encoding glycosyltransferase family 4 protein — protein MSSKIKITLCTDGVFPHAMGGMQRHSSLLAMHLAQREDVELTVLHPHTVPLFDAKLGIKEVHVPPIDPEKLYLRELWRYSAAVAQVLDRVGGDVIMSQGFCVWKDVDRFKGRLIVHPHGLEMFQGLTVKDKLIGLPFRMLLRYLVARSRVTISLGGKLTGILNKLAKGTTGKIAVLPNAVEVPSVQVIQDRNATLRILFVGRFAFNKGIDVLMSVAERLVAEGHGGRLQFELAGSGSLLEHFKSKGLPSNVQLLGRVEDDELFALYTQCDAFLLPTRFEGMPTVVLEAMARSMPIIVSDVGATAELVGRDNGWLLPPGDADALYRALIEFMELTQSERAILGARSLARVQADFTWPKVTERTVELFRNIVSTQS, from the coding sequence TTGTCCAGTAAGATAAAAATAACGCTCTGCACGGATGGCGTCTTTCCGCATGCCATGGGCGGTATGCAGCGCCACTCAAGTCTGCTCGCTATGCATTTGGCGCAACGTGAAGATGTGGAATTGACCGTGCTTCATCCCCATACGGTCCCATTGTTCGATGCGAAATTGGGTATCAAGGAAGTGCACGTTCCACCGATAGATCCGGAGAAATTATACTTGCGCGAATTGTGGCGCTACAGTGCTGCGGTTGCCCAAGTGCTGGATAGGGTCGGAGGTGATGTGATCATGTCCCAAGGATTCTGTGTTTGGAAGGATGTCGATCGATTCAAGGGTCGCTTGATCGTGCATCCACATGGTCTCGAAATGTTCCAAGGATTGACCGTGAAGGATAAACTGATAGGACTTCCATTCCGCATGTTACTTCGCTATTTGGTAGCAAGGAGTCGTGTGACGATCTCGTTAGGCGGTAAGCTGACGGGTATATTGAATAAGTTGGCGAAAGGCACAACCGGAAAGATCGCAGTACTTCCCAATGCAGTTGAAGTTCCTTCCGTACAAGTAATTCAGGATCGGAACGCAACGCTGCGGATCCTTTTCGTTGGTCGGTTCGCGTTCAACAAAGGCATCGATGTGCTGATGTCGGTAGCTGAACGGCTCGTTGCCGAAGGACATGGTGGCCGACTACAGTTTGAATTGGCTGGAAGTGGATCATTACTGGAGCATTTCAAGAGCAAAGGACTTCCATCGAACGTACAATTACTGGGGCGTGTGGAGGACGATGAACTGTTTGCGCTATACACCCAATGCGATGCGTTCCTCTTGCCGACCCGTTTCGAAGGAATGCCCACGGTGGTATTGGAGGCCATGGCGCGAAGCATGCCAATTATCGTGAGCGATGTTGGTGCAACCGCTGAATTGGTTGGCCGGGACAATGGCTGGCTTCTCCCACCCGGTGACGCTGATGCACTCTATCGCGCACTGATCGAGTTCATGGAGCTCACTCAGTCGGAGCGAGCGATTCTTGGTGCTCGTTCCTTGGCGCGGGTGCAAGCGGATTTCACATGGCCGAAGGTCACCGAACGGACAGTGGAATTGTTCAGGAATATTGTTTCAACACAAAGTTGA
- a CDS encoding glycosyltransferase, with protein sequence MKDPVSFARSEAPLVSVIIPSYNKRDYIVDTIASVQAQTYGNWELLVVDDVSTDGTVDLIREIAKSDPRISVDVLDKNSGANRCRNYGLAKAKGHYVIFLDADDQLAPHCLGTRVSAMIRTKDPDMGVFTMRVFRHRLGDDTRRWVPKHKKPLRDFFRHDLPWQTMQPIWKKEFVKQLGGFDEGFARHQDVELHTRALMLPSVRVEQFPGPIDCYYRVGEERRSDGIARRSEKLVDATLHYYERFMPDADRLGMRSALVGTLHRIQLQLLYHGREEQISRAELTQLEKRLFPKEIWRSIPLWKRFLFRVSRVFNMAPIRIPGVNKTIGALLVQ encoded by the coding sequence ATGAAAGATCCTGTTTCCTTCGCTCGCAGCGAGGCGCCGTTGGTCTCAGTAATAATCCCGAGTTATAACAAGCGGGATTATATCGTGGACACCATAGCATCGGTGCAAGCACAGACCTATGGCAATTGGGAACTGCTTGTCGTGGATGATGTTTCCACGGATGGTACGGTAGATCTGATACGGGAGATTGCAAAAAGTGACCCCCGGATCTCGGTGGATGTGTTGGACAAGAATTCTGGAGCGAACCGCTGTCGGAACTACGGTCTCGCGAAAGCGAAAGGGCATTATGTAATTTTCCTGGATGCCGATGATCAACTGGCCCCTCATTGCCTAGGCACTCGTGTAAGTGCAATGATCCGCACCAAGGATCCGGATATGGGCGTGTTCACCATGCGCGTATTCAGGCATCGGTTAGGTGATGACACACGACGTTGGGTTCCCAAACACAAAAAGCCGCTACGGGATTTTTTTCGTCACGATCTTCCGTGGCAAACAATGCAACCGATATGGAAGAAAGAATTCGTTAAACAGTTAGGCGGATTCGATGAAGGTTTTGCCCGACATCAGGATGTGGAACTGCATACGCGTGCACTCATGTTACCTTCCGTACGGGTAGAACAATTCCCCGGCCCTATTGATTGCTATTATCGTGTAGGCGAAGAAAGAAGGTCTGACGGTATTGCGCGAAGATCTGAGAAACTAGTGGATGCCACGCTGCATTATTATGAACGATTCATGCCTGATGCGGATCGATTGGGTATGCGCAGCGCGTTGGTCGGTACGTTGCACAGGATCCAACTTCAGCTACTGTACCACGGACGTGAAGAACAGATCTCGAGAGCTGAATTAACACAGCTTGAGAAACGGCTCTTCCCAAAAGAGATCTGGCGTTCAATTCCACTATGGAAGCGGTTCCTTTTTCGGGTCTCACGGGTGTTCAACATGGCGCCTATCCGTATCCCTGGAGTTAATAAGACCATCGGCGCACTTCTGGTGCAGTAA